A region of the bacterium genome:
TTCCGGCTCAGGTCAACCTCTTCCCGGGGTTTCTCTCTCCGGCGGACATCCGCCACCTCGCCCTGATACTGCGCGATTTCGGCCTCGACCCGATAATCCTTCCCGACTACTCGGAGACCCTCGACGGCCCCGCGGTAGCCGAATACAGAGCTCTTACGCCCGGCGGAACCCCCGTGGAGCGAATCGCCGCGATGGGAAGAAGCGCCTTCAGCATCGAGCTCGGAAGGACGCTTTCGGGCGCGACACCGGCGGAGCTTTTGAAGGACCGCTTCGGCGTACCCTTCTTCCGGCTGGGCACGCCCGTCGGACTTCGTGAAAACGACGCCTTTTTTGAAGCGTTGTCGCTGATTTCCGGCCGCCCGGCGCCCGAAAGTTACGTCACGGACAGGGGCCGTCTCATAGACGCCTACGTTGACGGCCACAAGTATCTTTCAGGACGCCGGGCGGCCGTTTTCGGTGACGAGGACCTGACAGTAGGGTTCGTCTCCTTCCTCTCCGAGATCGGAGTGCAGCCCGTACTTTGCGCCACCGGCGCGGAAGGAAAGCGCTTCGGCGAAGTTATCGGGGCGGTGACGAAGGACCTTCTGCTTGAGCCGGTAAAGATCGCTTCCGGCGCTGATTTCGACGAGATAGCCCTCCTTGCCGAAGAGCTTTCGCCCGGTTTTCTGGTGGGAAGCTCGAAGGGATACCAGATAGCAAAGAAGCTGGACGTACCGCTCATACGGATGGGCTTTCCCATCCACGACCGCTTCGGCGGGCAAAGAACCCTCCACGTCGGCTACTCGGGCGCGCTGGGCTTTTACGACCGGATCGTCAACACCCTTCTGGAACGCGAACAGCAAAATAATGCCGTGGGTTACTCCTATCTTTAATCTTGCGGCCGAGGATCGAGGTAAAACATGAACGCACAGCCAAAAACAGTCAAACACCCCTGCTTCGACAAGAGTTCCGAAGGCGTCTGCGGCCGCGTCCACCTGCCGGTCGCGCCCCAGTGCAACATAAAGTGCGGCTACTGCGACCGCCGCCACGACTGCGTTAACGAATCCCGCCCCGGCGTCTCCACCGCCGTCCTGACTCCGGCGCAGGCGGGAATCTACCTCTCGGGAATCCTCGCGAAAGAGCCCAGAATCTCGGTGGTGGGCATAGCCGGCCCCGGCGACCCTCTCGCCAATCCCGAGGAGACTTTCGGCACCCTTCGCGAGGCTAAAAAATTAAATCCCAACATCATCGGGTGTCTTTCCACCAACGGCCTGATGCTGCCGAAGTACGCCGGCGAGATCGCGGAAAGCGGCGTGACCCACGTCACCGTTACTGTCAATGCAGTCGATCCCGAAATCGGCGCAAAAATCTACGCCTGGGTGCGCGACGGCAAGGTAATCCGCCGTGGCAGGGAGGCCGCCGAATACCTCCTCGAACGCCAGCTCGAAGGAATCCGCGCGGTAAAGGAAAAGGGATTGAAGGTGAAGGTCAACATGATCCTCATCCCCGGCGTGAACGACCATCACGTCGAAGCGGTCGCCGAGAAGATGGCCTCCCTCGGCGTGGACGTGCTGAACGTCATGCCGATGGCCCCGGTGGCGGGCACTCCCTTCGAGAACGTCCTGGAGCCCACTCCCGAAATGATGGAGGCGGCCCGCGCCAAAGCGGAAAAATTCCTCCCGCAGATGAGACATTGCAGGCGGTGCAGGGCGGACGCCGCCGGACTTTTGGGAGAGGACCGCTCCCGCGAGTTCGGCCCCTACCTGAAGGAGTGCGCCGAGATAATACCTATCGACCTCCGAAACCGCCCCAACGTCGCGGTCGCGACAAGGGAAGGACTCCTTATCAACCAGCACCTCGGCGAGGCCGATTCCTTCCAGATATGGTCCAAGGCCCCGGAGGGGTTCAAACTCGTCGAAACCAGAAAAGCTCCCCCAAGCGGCGGCAACGTCGAACGCTGGAAGGAACTGGCCTCCATTCTCTCCGACTGCCGGGCAGTGCTGGTAAGCGGTTTCGGGAAGGTCCCCGAAGCCGTTCTGGAAGCGGAAGGACTTACCCTCCTTGAAATGAGCGGCTTTATCGATATGGGCCTTAGCGCGGTCTACGAGGGGAAGGGGCTCGGAGCGCTTAAAAAGCGGTCTGCCTCGGGTTGCCGCAAAAGCTCCGGGTGCGGCGGCGACGGAGGCGGGTGCGGCTGAGCCGTATTTTTTGACGGCCCCCGCCGTGGTGATAAAATAAAGGCAACCCCTTTTAGCGGCGCATTACAAGGAGAGAATCATGAAGAAATTTCTTATTCCTGCGTTTGTTTTGGGTTTGGCCTTTGTTTTCACGGGCGCGCTGGCCGCCGAGCTGGACCCGGCGAAGAAACTTTTCGAGGAAAAGTGCGGCAACTGTCACCCGACCGAGAAATCCGCGGCGGTCTCGAAAGATCCGAAGATTCTGGCGGATACTGTAAAGCTGATGATGAGCAAGAAAGTTGGTTTCATAAGCGACGCCGACGCCAAAATCATCACCGACTACCTGTTGAAGATCGGCGGGAAGTAAGCGGTCTCGCACGATTGAAAAAACAAAGGGGCCTCCCGAGCGGGAAGCCCCTTTCTGTTTTTGAAAAGTCCGTTTTTTACCCGATGTTCTCGCAGTGGAAGGCCTCGAAGTGGGCCTGCGGATGGAGGCAGGCGGGGCATTTTTCCGGGGCTTCCTCCCCCTCGTGAAAATAGCCGCAGTTGCGGCAGCGCCATCTTGTCTTTTTGTCGCGCTTGAAGACCCTTCCCTTTTCGATGTTTTCGGCGAGGGCGCGGTACCTTTCCTCGTGGTGTACCTCCGCGACGGAGACGTAGTCGAAAAGCTCCGCTATCTCCAGAAACCCTTCCTCTCTGGCGACGGCGGCGAACCCCGGGTAGAGGCGGGAGTGCTCCAGAAGCTCGCCGTTGGCGGCGTGGATGAGATTTTCAAGGGTGTTGCCGAGCACCCCCGCCGGATAGGTGGCGGTAATTTCGAGATCGCCCCCCTTGAGGTACTTGAAAAACCTCTTGGCGTGCTCCTTTTCCTGATTGGCGGTCTCCTCGAAGATCGCGGCTATCTGCATGTAGCCTTCCTTTACCGCCGCGCTCGCGTAGTAGGTGTAGCGGTTTCGCGCCTGCGCCTCGCCCGCGAAAGACTTGAGCAGATTCTTTTCCGTTTTGCTGCCTTTGAGTCCCTTCATCATTTTTCTCCCAGGGGGTCAGCCCCCGAATACCATCTTCATTCCGAAAGCCCGCGCCACGTCGAGGCCGCTGTCCCTTACCCCCTGCTGCACCTTGAGGGGTTCCGAGGCCATTTTCATGGAGCAATCCCTTTCGAGGTAGAGAGCTACGATATAGGGGGCTTCGCCGCTCCAGCCGCAGGAGCCGAAAGCACCGGCGTATTTGCCCTTTATGGAGGAGGCGATAAGCTTTTCCAGAAACTCACGCGCCGCCGGGACCTCTTTCCCCTCCTGCGTGGGAGTGCCCACAGCAAGAGCGTCGAACCTTTCGAGTTCGAGGATATCCGAAAGATCTTCCATTTTGAAGAGCCTCGCTTCTCCTCCTGCGAGGGCGACCCCCTCGGCGATAGCCTTTGCCAGCTTTCCCGTTTCGCCCGTCTGGGTGGTGTAAACTATAGCGACTTTTCTCATGACTCCTCCGGTTCACAAAGATAAAATAAATATTTTTTAGCACCTGAAATCACCGAAGAAAATTGTAATCCGAAAATTGCAGTATATTTTAAACTAACGAGTTTTTTTTCCCTGGCCGCGCCGTCGCCGGAGAGGACCGATTTGAGAAAACGCATAGGTGAGGTTCTGATAGAAGCGGGTGTGATATCGGAGGAAGTGCTCACAGCCGCCCTCGACATAGGCAAGAGAACTCCGGGAAAGAGGCTGGGACGAGTCCTCGTCGCGATGGGAGCCGCCGACGACGTGGCGATAGCCAAGGCGCTCTCAAGCCAGCTTCGGCTGCCTCTCGTGGATCTTCGGGACAAGCGGTTTCCCCTTGAAGTCACAGGGCTTTTGCCCCGCAACCTGATCTACCGGCTTCGCGCCCTCCCCATCGAGGTCACCGGGGACACGGTTACAGTCGCCCTGGCCGATCCCCTCGAAAAATACGCCCTCGAAGAGATACGTTTCGCCACGAGGATGAAGGTGACCCTAGCGGTCGCGCCGGAGAGCGAGATCGTAAAAGCGATAGAGGTCAACGTCCCCAACATAGGGAGCCTCAAGGCCGGTGACACCGCTAACGCTATCCACGACAAGGGAGTGGAATTTCTGGAGGTCTCCCAGCCCAAGGAGGCCATAGAGGATATCCAGAGTCTTGCTGCGATCTCCCAGCGGCCCCCTCTCATAAGACTCGTCAACGCCATCTTCGCCGACGCTATCGAGATTGGCGTGAGCGACGTCCACATCGAGCCGAGCACCGATTCGGTGGTGGTGCGCTACAGGCTGGACGGAATTCTCCGGGTCGCCATGACCGTTGACGCAAAACTCCATCCGGCGATTGTCTCAAGGATAAAAATTCTCTCCAACATGGACATTTCCGAACGCAGGAAGCCGCAGGACGGCAAGGCGCAGGTGCGTTTCGGCGAAAAGACCCTCGATCTGCGCGTATCGACAATCCCCACGACTCACGGGGAGAGCGTGACCGTCCGTATCCTCGACCCGAACCGCACGGCTATGGTCCTTGAAACCCTCGGCTTCGCCCAGCGGGAGTACGGCCTTTTTATCAACGCGCTTAAAACCCCGCAGGGAATAATACTGGTCACCGGCCCGACGGGAAGCGGTAAATCGTCTACCCTATACGCGGGCATAAATATCCTGAACGAGCCCACCGTGAAGATAATAACCGTAGAGGACCCGGTGGAGTACCATATCGACGGCGTGAATCAGGTGCAGATACTGCCCAAGGCGGGGATAACCTTCGCCTCGGGCCTTCGGGCGATACTCCGGCAGGATCCCGACATAGTGATGGTGGGAGAGATACGCGACAAGGAAACCGCCACGATAGCGATTCAGGCCGCGCAGACCGGCCACCTGGTCCTTTCGACCCTTCACACCAACGACGCGCCCTCAGCCGTGGTGCGCCTCCTCGATCTGGGGGTGGAGCACTTTCTGATAACGGCCGGGGTAATCTGCGTGGTCGGGCAGAGACTGGTGCGAAGGATTTGCCAGAGCTGCAAGGTGGAGGCGGTGATTGACAGCTACACCATTTCGAGGCTGGGAAGCCTCATAGACCCGCAGAATCCTCCGCCCTTCTACAAGGGCAAGGGCTGTCCGCTCTGCCGTGGAAGCGGCTTTATCGGAAGGGTGGGCATTTACGAGTGCCTTCCCTTCACCGAAAAGGTCACTGAAATGATAAATCCCGAAACCTCCGTCAAGGCTTTAAAGAGGGCGGCGTTCCCCGAGGGCTACAGACCGATGTTCTTTGACGGGTTCGAGAAGGCGCTAAAGGGGCTTACGGCGATAGACGAGGTTCTCCGGGTGACGGGAGGCACGACCCTTACTCCCGAGGACGTGAACATGCTGGACGAAGAGCCCTCCTGGCTTGAATCGACCCTGCCTCACATCTCGGAAACCTTCCGGGAAAGCATGAAGGCGCAAAAAACCCAATAATACCTTTTAGGGATGGGCAGGGATTCCGGCGGTTCAGATACCGTCGGTACTCCTGCGCCCCGCGCCCTTTTCCCTCTCGTAAAGCTCCTCGAACTTTTCGTGGATCCCCCTCTCGAAGAGAAGCTCCACGATCTTCGGGTCAAGCTCCCCATGCTCTCCGCAGCTCTTCATAATCCTGTAGATTACTTCCGGGGGCATGGGCTTTTTGTAGGGGCGGTCTTTCGCGCTGAGAGCCTCGTAGAAATCCGCTACCGCAAGGATGCGCGACTGGAGCGGAAGGTCGGTTTCGGCGATTCCCCGGGGGTAGCCGGTCCCGTTGAGCTTTTCATGGTGCTGGGCGGCGTAAACCGGGACGTTTTTTAGTTTTCCGGTCTTGTCGAAGGGTACCTCGGCGAGGATTTTGGCGGTATCGACGACGTGCTGGCGCATTAGGGCTATCTCGTGCTCGTTGAGGCTCCCCTTGCGGATCGACAGGTTCAGCGTCTCCTCAGCGGTCAAAAGAGGCCCACCGCCGCTTACCACCCCCGACCTTCGCCTGTAGATATCATTCAGTTTCGCCAGCATCTCGTCGCTCATGAACTCGCTTGGCTGGTTCACACTCTCTATAAAAGAGTAATCGGCCATGAGGGCTTCGGTCTCCTCTTTGGCCCTCGCCATTTCCGGGCTTTCCTCCACCTTTTCGCCGTCGCCCGAGACTCTCGCCCCAAAAGCGCGGAGCGCCCGCGCTTCGGCTTCGAGTACGGCCGCCGTGAAGCGGCTCTTTACCAGCTCGATCCTGTCGAAGACGGTCTGGAGCTTGGTGGATTTGTCCATGACCCAGGTCGGCGTGGTTATCTTGCCTACGTCGTGGAGCCAGCCGGAGATGCGAATCTCGCTCATCTGGTCTTCGGTGAAATGCACTCCGGCGAAAACGCCCTCGCCGCAGGCGTTTATCTCCTCCGCCAGCAGGGTGTTGAGTTTCGCGACGCGCTGCACGTGGTTGCCGGTGTAGGGCGATTTGGCGTCCACCGCCGTAGCCATGACGCGGATGAGCGACTCGAAGAGGTCTCTGACCTCTTTTATCAGCTTTGCGTTGGTGAGCGAAATCGCGGCCTGGCTCGCGAAGGCGCTTGCGATGGGCTCGACCTCCCGGGGGAAGGGGATAACCGTCTTTTGCGCCGGATCGGTGCAGTTGAGGAGCTGGAGGACGCCGATAATCGTTCCCTCGTGGTCGTGCATCGGGACCACGAGCATCGAGCGCGACCGGTAGCCGGTCTTCTCGTCGTAACGCCTTGGCCCGGTGAAATCGAAATCGCTCGATTCGTAGACGTCGGGGATGTTGACGAGCGTTCCCGTCAGCGCCGCGTAGCCGGAAACGGCGGACCTTGTTATCGGAACGGGAGCGAGGGTTATCGGCTCGCTGCCGGGGCCGCCGAGGCGTATGCCGAGGGTGTCGTTCTGGATGATCTTGAAGTCCAGAAAACCGCCGTTCACCGTGTAAAGGGTGCCCGCGTCCGCCAGCGTAAGTTCCCTGGCGTAGCTGATTATCTTTTCGAGGAGTTTTTCGAGATTGGTCTCGGCCGAGAGGGCGATGCCGACCTCAACGAGCTTCGCCGTGCGGGAGGCGTCGAGAGTCAGACCGGCGGACTGGGTGAGGGGCATGTGACCTCCGCTATGAGTGACGGGATATTTACATTTCGTTTCCTGCTATTTCACACGCTAGCATTTTGAGACCGTCGCGGTCAACGAGCCTGAAGTCACCGGGAGGCTGTTGAAAACGTCGCGAGAAGCCCCGGATTCAAGGAGACGCGCAACGAGAAGCGAGACATAACCGGGTGTTAGGCGAGCTTTGAGAGAGCACGCGACTAAGAAGGCGGGGCTCGCAGCAGTTTTTTGAGCAGCCTCCCCGATTAAAACTCTACTACTATCTCCTCGATACCCTTCCTCCACTTCGGCGGCATAAGGGTCTTGTCCGGCGCGAAATA
Encoded here:
- a CDS encoding GAF domain-containing protein, with protein sequence MPLTQSAGLTLDASRTAKLVEVGIALSAETNLEKLLEKIISYARELTLADAGTLYTVNGGFLDFKIIQNDTLGIRLGGPGSEPITLAPVPITRSAVSGYAALTGTLVNIPDVYESSDFDFTGPRRYDEKTGYRSRSMLVVPMHDHEGTIIGVLQLLNCTDPAQKTVIPFPREVEPIASAFASQAAISLTNAKLIKEVRDLFESLIRVMATAVDAKSPYTGNHVQRVAKLNTLLAEEINACGEGVFAGVHFTEDQMSEIRISGWLHDVGKITTPTWVMDKSTKLQTVFDRIELVKSRFTAAVLEAEARALRAFGARVSGDGEKVEESPEMARAKEETEALMADYSFIESVNQPSEFMSDEMLAKLNDIYRRRSGVVSGGGPLLTAEETLNLSIRKGSLNEHEIALMRQHVVDTAKILAEVPFDKTGKLKNVPVYAAQHHEKLNGTGYPRGIAETDLPLQSRILAVADFYEALSAKDRPYKKPMPPEVIYRIMKSCGEHGELDPKIVELLFERGIHEKFEELYEREKGAGRRSTDGI
- a CDS encoding rubrerythrin family protein; translated protein: MKGLKGSKTEKNLLKSFAGEAQARNRYTYYASAAVKEGYMQIAAIFEETANQEKEHAKRFFKYLKGGDLEITATYPAGVLGNTLENLIHAANGELLEHSRLYPGFAAVAREEGFLEIAELFDYVSVAEVHHEERYRALAENIEKGRVFKRDKKTRWRCRNCGYFHEGEEAPEKCPACLHPQAHFEAFHCENIG
- a CDS encoding nitrogenase, which produces MGNTGYVSTTNACRVCAPLGACMAFKGVRGAVPLLHGSQGCATYMRRYIISHTREPVDIASSSLGEKEAVYGGAANLKEALTNVIRKYSPELIGVATTCLTETIGDDVRAIVGEYQRENPGEKTRIVRVSTPSYQGNHVEGFHAAVLALTDALAVEGGEKIPAQVNLFPGFLSPADIRHLALILRDFGLDPIILPDYSETLDGPAVAEYRALTPGGTPVERIAAMGRSAFSIELGRTLSGATPAELLKDRFGVPFFRLGTPVGLRENDAFFEALSLISGRPAPESYVTDRGRLIDAYVDGHKYLSGRRAAVFGDEDLTVGFVSFLSEIGVQPVLCATGAEGKRFGEVIGAVTKDLLLEPVKIASGADFDEIALLAEELSPGFLVGSSKGYQIAKKLDVPLIRMGFPIHDRFGGQRTLHVGYSGALGFYDRIVNTLLEREQQNNAVGYSYL
- a CDS encoding cytochrome c; this translates as MKKFLIPAFVLGLAFVFTGALAAELDPAKKLFEEKCGNCHPTEKSAAVSKDPKILADTVKLMMSKKVGFISDADAKIITDYLLKIGGK
- a CDS encoding type II/IV secretion system protein encodes the protein MRKRIGEVLIEAGVISEEVLTAALDIGKRTPGKRLGRVLVAMGAADDVAIAKALSSQLRLPLVDLRDKRFPLEVTGLLPRNLIYRLRALPIEVTGDTVTVALADPLEKYALEEIRFATRMKVTLAVAPESEIVKAIEVNVPNIGSLKAGDTANAIHDKGVEFLEVSQPKEAIEDIQSLAAISQRPPLIRLVNAIFADAIEIGVSDVHIEPSTDSVVVRYRLDGILRVAMTVDAKLHPAIVSRIKILSNMDISERRKPQDGKAQVRFGEKTLDLRVSTIPTTHGESVTVRILDPNRTAMVLETLGFAQREYGLFINALKTPQGIILVTGPTGSGKSSTLYAGINILNEPTVKIITVEDPVEYHIDGVNQVQILPKAGITFASGLRAILRQDPDIVMVGEIRDKETATIAIQAAQTGHLVLSTLHTNDAPSAVVRLLDLGVEHFLITAGVICVVGQRLVRRICQSCKVEAVIDSYTISRLGSLIDPQNPPPFYKGKGCPLCRGSGFIGRVGIYECLPFTEKVTEMINPETSVKALKRAAFPEGYRPMFFDGFEKALKGLTAIDEVLRVTGGTTLTPEDVNMLDEEPSWLESTLPHISETFRESMKAQKTQ
- a CDS encoding FprA family A-type flavoprotein, which gives rise to MRKVAIVYTTQTGETGKLAKAIAEGVALAGGEARLFKMEDLSDILELERFDALAVGTPTQEGKEVPAAREFLEKLIASSIKGKYAGAFGSCGWSGEAPYIVALYLERDCSMKMASEPLKVQQGVRDSGLDVARAFGMKMVFGG
- a CDS encoding radical SAM protein, which codes for MNAQPKTVKHPCFDKSSEGVCGRVHLPVAPQCNIKCGYCDRRHDCVNESRPGVSTAVLTPAQAGIYLSGILAKEPRISVVGIAGPGDPLANPEETFGTLREAKKLNPNIIGCLSTNGLMLPKYAGEIAESGVTHVTVTVNAVDPEIGAKIYAWVRDGKVIRRGREAAEYLLERQLEGIRAVKEKGLKVKVNMILIPGVNDHHVEAVAEKMASLGVDVLNVMPMAPVAGTPFENVLEPTPEMMEAARAKAEKFLPQMRHCRRCRADAAGLLGEDRSREFGPYLKECAEIIPIDLRNRPNVAVATREGLLINQHLGEADSFQIWSKAPEGFKLVETRKAPPSGGNVERWKELASILSDCRAVLVSGFGKVPEAVLEAEGLTLLEMSGFIDMGLSAVYEGKGLGALKKRSASGCRKSSGCGGDGGGCG